The Misgurnus anguillicaudatus chromosome 15, ASM2758022v2, whole genome shotgun sequence genome has a window encoding:
- the sf3b3 gene encoding splicing factor 3B subunit 3 has product MFLYNLTLQRATGIAHAIHGNFSGTKMQEIVVSRGKIIEMLRPDANTGKVHTLLTMEVFGVIRSLMAFRLTGGTKDYVVVGSDSGRIIILEYHPSKNMFEKIHQETFGKSGCRRIVPGQFIAVDPKGRAVMIGAIEKQKLVYILNRDAAARLTISSPLEAHKANTLVYHVVGVDVGFENPMFACLEMDYEEADNDPTGEAAANTQQTLTFYELDLGLNHVVRKYSEALEEHGNFLITVPGGSDGPSGVLICSENYITYKNFGDQPDIRCPIPRRRNDLDDPERGMIFVCSATHKTKSMFFFLAQTEQGDIFKVTLETDEEMVTEIRMKYFDTIPVATAMCVLKTGFLFVASEFGNHYLYQIAHLGDDDEEPEFSSAMPLEEGDTFFFQPRPLKNLVLVDEQENLSPIMSCQIADLANEDTPQLYVACGRGPRSTLRVLRHGLEVSEMAVSELPGNPNAVWTVRRHVEDEFDAYIIVSFVNATLVLSIGETVEEVTDSGFLGTTPTLSCSLLGEDALVQVYPDGIRHIRADKRVNEWKTPGKKTIVRCAVNQRQVVIALTGGELVYFEMDPSGQLNEYTERKEMSADVVCMSLANVPPGEQRSRFLAVGLVDNTVRIISLDPSDCLQPLSMQALPAQPESLCIVEMGGVEKQDELGEKGTIGFLYLNIGLQNGVLLRTVLDPVTGDLSDTRTRYLGSRPVKLFRVRMQGQEAVLAMSSRSWLSYSYQSRFHLTPLSYETLEYASGFASEQCPEGIVAISTNTLRILALEKLGAVFNQVAFPLQYTARKFVIHPETNNLILIETDHNAYTEATKAQRKQQMAEEMVEAAGEDERELAAEMAAAFLNENLPEAIFGAPKAGSGQWASLVRLVNPIQGNTLDLVQLEQNEAAFSVAVCRFSNGGDDWYVLVGVARDMILNPRSVGGGYIYTYRLAGGGDKLEFLHKTPVEDVPLAIASFQGRILVGVGKLLRIYDLGKKKLLRKCENKHVPNLVTGIYTIGQRVIVSDIQESLFWVRYRRNENQLIIFADETYPRWVTTACLLDYDTMAAADKFGNICVVRLPPNTSDDVDEDPTGNKALWDRGLLNGASQKAEVIINYHIGETILSLQKTTLIPGGSESLVYTTLSGGIGILVPFTSHEDHDFFQHLEMHMRSEFPPLCGRDHLSFRSYYFPVKNVIDGDLCEQFNSMDPHKQKSVAEELDRTPPEVSKKLEDIRTRYAF; this is encoded by the exons ATGTTTCTGTACAATCTAACCCTGCAGCGGGCGACTGGGATCGCCCATGCCATCCATGGCAACTTCTCTG GAACCAAGATGCAGGAGATTGTTGTTTCTCGTGGGAAGATTATAGAGATGCTACGCCCTGATGCCAACACAGGCAAGGTTCACACGCTACTTACTATGGAGGTGTTTGGTGTCATCCGATCCCTCATGGCCTTCAGGCTGACAGGTGGAACTAAAG ACTACGTTGTGGTTGGGAGTGATTCTGGACGTATTATAATTTTGGAGTATCACCCCTCCAAGAACATGTTTGAGAAGATCCACCAGGAGACATTTGGCAAAAGTGGCTGCAGGCGCATTGTGCCAGGACAGTTTATTGCTGTGGACCCTAAGGGCAGAGCTGTTATGATAG GTGcaattgaaaagcaaaagttggtatATATTCTGAACAGAGATGCAGCTGCCCGACTTACCATCTCCTCCCCTCTTGAGGCACACAAAGCCAATACCCTTGTCTACCACGTGGTTGGAGTGGATGTCGGCTTTGAGAACCCTATGTTTGCCTGCCTAGAAATGGACTATGAG GAGGCGGATAATGATCCCACTGGAGAGGCTGCAGCCAACACACAGCAGACTTTGACCTTCTATGAGCTGGATTTGGGCCTTAACCATGTGGTTCGCAAGTACAGCGAGGCATTGGAGGAACACGGCAACTTCCTCATCACAG TTCCTGGTGGTTCTGATGGACCCAGCGGTGTGCTGATTTGTTCAGAGAATTATATCACCTACAAAAACTTTGGGGATCAACCAGACATTCGTTGTCCAATCCCACGTAGGAGG AATGACCTGGATGATCCTGAGCGAGGGATGATCTTTGTCTGCTCGGCCACCCACAAGACCAAGTCCATGTTTTTCTTCTTGGCCCAGACAGAGCAGGGAGACATCTTTAAGGTTACCCTGGAAACTGATGAAGAAATG GTGACAGAGATCAGGATGAAGTATTTTGATACCATCCCGGTCGCCACAGCCATGTGTGTTTTGAAAACTGGCTTCTTATTTGTTGCTTCAGAGTTTGGAAACCA ctACCTGTATCAGATTGCCCATTTGGGTGATGACGACGAAGAACCCGAGTTTTCCTCTGCCATGCCTCTGGAGGAAGGGGACACATTTTTCTTCCAGCCCCGTCCACTAAAGAACCTGGTGCTGGTAGATGAGCAAGAAAATCTTTCTCCCATAATGTCTTGCCAG attgcTGATTTGGCAAATGAAGACACTCCGCAGCTATATGTGGCATGTGGCCGGGGACCCAGATCTACACTCAGAGTTCTGAGACATGGACTTGAG GTCTCAGAAATGGCAGTTTCTGAACTGCCCGGTAACCCCAATGCTGTGTGGACTGTCAGGAGACATGTGGAAG ATGAGTTTGACGCTTACATCATTGTGTCCTTCGTTAACGCCACCCTGGTACTGTCTATCGGAGAAACTGTGGAAGAAGTGACAGATTCTGGTTTTCTGGGCACAACACCCACACTGTCCTGCTCGCTACTGGGGGAGGATGCACTCGTTCAA GTCTATCCCGACGGGATCCGTCACATCCGTGCAGATAAAAGAGTAAATGAATGGAAGACCCCAGGGAAGAAGACTATTGTCCGCTGTGCTGTCAATCAGAGGCAGGTTGTCATTGCTTTGACTGGAGGAGAGCTTGTCTATTTCGAGATGGATCCG TCCGGACAGTTGAACGAATATACAGAAAGGAAGGAGATGTCCGCAGATGTGGTATGCATGAGCTTGGCAAACGTTCCCCCTGGTGAACAGCGCTCACGTTTTCTGGCTGTTGGGTTGGTGGACAATACCGTCCGAATCATCTCCCTGGATCCATCA GATTGTCTTCAGCCTTTGAGTATGCAGGCTCTTCCGGCTCAGCCAGAGTCTCTTTGTATCGTGGAGATGGGTGGTGTGGAAAAACAGGACGAACTGGGAGAAAAAGGCACTATTGGTTTCCTCTACCTCAACATTGGCCttcag AACGGAGTGTTGCTGCGTACAGTTTTGGACCCAGTGACTGGAGATCTGTCTGATACTCGTACTCGATATCTCGGTTCCCGACCTGTCAAGCTTTTCAGAGTCCGCATGCAGGGCCAGGAAGCT GTTCTGGCCATGTCCAGTCGTTCCTGGCTGAGTTATTCGTATCAGTCTCGTTTCCACCTTACCCCACTGTCATACGAAACCTTGGAATACGCCTCGGGCTTCGCATCCGAGCAGTGTCCAGAGGGAATCGTTGCCATCTCCACAAACACACTGAG GATTTTGGCGCTAGAGAAACTAGGTGCTGTCTTCAACCAGGTGGCATTCCCACTGCAGTACACAGCTCGGAAGTTTGTCATCCACCCAGAGACCAACAACTTGATCCTGATCGAAACAGACCATAATGCCTACACGGAGGCCACCAAAGCTCAGCGCAAGCAGCAGATGGCAGAG GAAATGGTGGAGGCCGCAGGGGAAGATGAAAGGGAGCTGGCTGCAGAAATGGCAGCAGCATTTTTAAACGAAAATCTTCCAGAAGCTATCTTTGGGGCACCTAAGGCAGGTTCTGGACAGTGGGCTTCACTGGTTCGTCTGGTCAACCCCATTCAGGGCAACACATTGGACCTGGTGCAACTAGAGCAGAATGAAGCCGCCTTTAG TGTGGCAGTATGTCGCTTTTCCAATGGAGGGGATGACTGGTATGTGTTGGTGGGCGTAGCCAGAGATATGATTTTAAATCCCCGCTCCGTCGGCGGTGGATATATTTACACTTATCGGCTGGCAGGGGGTGGGGACAAGCTGGAGTTTTTACACAAG ACGCCTGTAGAAGACGTGCCCCTTGCAATCGCTTCTTTTCAGGGGCGAATTTTGGTGGGGGTTGGCAAACTCCTGCGCATCTATGACCTAGGAAAAAAGAAACTTCTTCGCAAGTGTGAAAACAAG CATGTACCTAACTTGGTCACCGGCATCTACACTATTGGACAGCGTGTGATTGTGTCTGATATTCAGGAAAGTCTATTCTGGGTTCGCTACAGACGTAACGAGAACCAGCTCATCATCTTTGCGGATGAAACATATCCTCGCTGGGTCACGACCGCTTGCCTGCTCGATTATGACACCATGGCTGCAGCTGATAAGTTTGGAAATATCTGTGTT GTGCGCCTGCCCCCCAACACCAGTGATGATGTTGATGAGGACCCCACAGGAAACAAAGCATTGTGGGATAGAGGTTTACTCAACGGAGCATCACAAAAG GCTGAGGTGATTATTAATTATCACATAGGAGAGACAATACTGTCCCTTCAGAAGACCACGCTTATCCCTGGAGGATCAGAGTCTTTGGTGTATACCACGCTATCAGGAGGCATTGGGATACTGGTGCCCTTCACCTCTCATGAG GATCATGACTTCTTCCAGCACTTAGAGATGCACATGCGCTCTGAATTTCCTCCTTTGTGTGGCCGAGATCACCTCAGCTTCCGTTCCTACTACTTCCCTGTAAAG AATGTGATCGATGGAGACCTGTGTGAACAGTTTAACTCTATGGACCCCCATAAACAGAAAAGTGTAGCTGAGGAGTTGGACCGCACTCCTCCAGAGGTCTCTAAAAAACTGGAGGACATCCGAACCCGCTATGCCTTCTAA
- the il34 gene encoding interleukin-34: MVPSECRLLRGLLGFICLLAMCISASPDLCVSLRTVKDSLNVTSRRRYMKMNFPINYTIQVHYEEVFRLRNITQLLMEEGPPEPRDLQELWLHTSKEGIKRVLRVLPERHPTRRKYLSNLEDLFRDFEALYYQKNKKDETRELPESIQNIWDNMGENGWRSVTPKSILDNCYRTMLCLFKDCFQNENDNINYCDPNWRKGNQTT, encoded by the exons ATGGTCCCGTCCGAATGTCGTCTCCTTAGGGGGCTATTGG gttttatttgtttattagcAATGTGCATAAGTGCATCGCCGGATCTCTGCGTATCTCTGAGAACAGTAAAAGACAGCTTGAACGTAACCTCAAGGAGACGTTATATG aAAATGAACTTTCCTATTAACTATACCATTCAAGTGCATTACGAAGAGGTGTTCAGGTTACGCAACATAACCCAATTG TTGATGGAAGAGGGTCCACCTGAGCCGAGAGATTTACAGGAGCTCTGGCTCCATACAAGCAAGGAGGGTATAAAGCGGGTTTTAAGGGTACTGCCAGAGAGACATCCAACACGCCGCAAATACCTCTCCAATCTGGAGGATCTCTTTAGGGATTTTGAGGCACTATATTAccaaaagaataaaaaagatGAGACG AGAGAACTTCCAGAGAGCATACAAAACATCTGGGACAATATGGGGGAAAATGGATGGAGATCTGTTACACCAAAGTCAATACTGGATAACTGTTATCGGACTATGCTCTGCCTTTTCAAAGACTGCTTCCAAAATGAGAACGACAATATTAACT ATTGTGATCCCAACTGGAGAAAAGGGAACCAAACAACCTAG